The window ACCAGCCGGGCTTCGTTACGTTTCCGATGACTCTAATGGTGCTTTTAATTCAACTACTGGTTTATGGAGTATAGGTTACATGGCCACCAATACCCTGGCAGTTATGCACTTGGTAATGCAGGCCATGGTTTCCAACGTGCAGATGACAGTTGAAGCCGTGATTACCGATCCCGACCCAGTTTACGCCGCAGGTTATTACGACCCCAACCCGGATAACAACCGGGCCAGTGTTTCTGTGCGACCCTATTCAGTATCTGATCCAGATAATCCATCTACAACAAACCCTAACACCAGTTCGGGCAAATACTATGGTTCGTCTGGAAAAACCATTGGAATGCAAACTACTGGGATTCCCCTTGGTGGGATATTACTGGCTTTATTGGCTATTTTCACCGGTATATGTGTGTCCAAACAAAGGTAAACCTATTAATTCCCCTTTTTTTATTTTTTTTATTTTAGGGTTTAAATTTTGAGAAAAAATATTTTGAAGGTTTAATTTTATTTTGAATAAGAATAACACATTATCTTACTGATTTAAGAATTAAACTATAATTTCTAAACTATAATTCCTAAATTTAATATCAAGGATTCAAAACATTATTAAATAATCCCCCTTTATAGTACCATATCTTATTCAGTGTGAACTTTTTGTCACCTGACTTTAAATGTCACCTGAGATAGGGATCAAACTACTTTGAAATTAAAATAAATCTTTAAAAAATCTGGAATTACTAATTATGTGTGCAATAACTGGTATCATCAGCGAAAATGTTCAGGATGAACTGTACAGAATGCTATTAACCCTTAAACACCGCGGACCTGATAAATCCGGCGTTTTCGTGGATGGTGTAATTTCCCATGGAAATCTGGAAGAACTTACTGTACCTCCTGGAAATTTCGGCTTGGGACATAATCTTCTATCTATTGTGGGATCAGAAGTTGTACAACCGTTAAGGAAGGGGAAAATTGTTCTCGTCTGTAATGGCGAGATATATAATCACTACCAACTATATTCTGGGCTTAAAAATGAATCAAACTACAATTTTGAAACTGATAGTGATTCAGAAGTGGTTTTAGGCCTCATCACCCATTATTACCATGGTTCGTTATCGCAAACGATTCCCAAGGTTGTGGAACGATTGGATGGTGATTATGCATTCTGTGCCTACGATGGTAAAGACCTGGTGGCTGTTCGGGACCCATTGGGAGTGAAACCACTTTATTATGGAGAAAATGATGGTATTTTTGCTTTTGCCTCTGAAAGAAAAGCATTGTGGACAGTGGGAATAGACGAAACCCACAGTTTGCCACCTAAATACATGTTACATAATCAGGAACTGGTAGAACTACCTGGAAGGTTATCTTGGAAAAACAATCATTCCATTAGTAGATCAGAAATAGTAACCCCCCCCTCAAAAAAACACCTCCAAGAGACTTTAAAGAATCATATCCAGAAATCTGTTCAGAAAAGAACCCTTGGCCTGGATAAAGTGGGAATATTATTTTCTGGAGGGGTGGATAGCACTATTCTGGCGGTGATATGTGCGGATCTGGGGATTGAGACTGATCTATACGCGGTGGGTAGTGAAGGTTCCCCTGATCTGCTCTTTGCCCATAATGTATCCCGTGATATAGGGCTTCCTCTGCACACCAGAATAGTTGACGAACAAGTGGTGAGAGAATACAGTCCCCCTGTATTAAATGCTATAGAAGAGTGGAATGTTATGAAATTAGGGGTGGGAATGACTGCATATCTGGCAGCGGAGATGGCCCACCAGCATGGCCAAAGGGTGATACTTTCTGGTCAGGGCGCCGATGAACTCTTTGCCGGATACCACCGTTACCTCGATTTCTATCAGGAGAAGGGTGAAAAAACCCAGGAAGACCTCCAGGAGGATGTGGAGAACCTTTACCATGTGAACCTGGAACGTGATGATAAAGTAACCATGGCCCACAGTGTGGAGTTAAGGGTTCCTTACCTGGATCTTCAAATTATAAATATGGCCCTGGATATACCTATGTATTACAAGATAAATGGTCCTGAGGACAATCGGCGTAAGTGCATCTTAAGGGAAGTAGCACGTGAGTTGGGTGTGCCCCCGGAGATTGTTAACCGTCCCAAGAAGGCCGCCCAGTATGGATCAGGTATTCATAAAATCCTGAGGAAAAAGGTTCTCAAAGACCAGGTATATATGGATAATCTGAAAAAAACCTTTAAATTTATAGATATTTAAATCCATGTATACAAATGTGTATACCAATAACCTGATACAAATTCATTACCAGTTAAATCCATGATTATTATTAATATAAAGGTCAGGAGTGAATAAGTTGAAAATTGAAAAAGAGGCTGAAGAGATACTCCAGAGCTTTTCTGATGCCCTGAAAAACATACCAGAACTGGAAGAGACCCATTACATGGTGGATAATGTGAATCTATCCAGGGAAGACTGTGCTGAGGATAAGGACTCTGCCAAAATTATGCGTAACGCCCATGTGGATGAAGAGGGTAACCTTATAGCCGAGAAAGGAAAGTGGGTAAAATGAGATTTAATCTCGTTTTAGATCTGCCAGATGTTCCAGGACAATTATTAGAAGTTCTTGAACCAATGGGGAGGTTAGGGGCCAACATAGTGGCAGTAATACATCAGAGAGATGTTAAAACAGAACGAGGAACAGTTCCAGTACAGATAACCATAGAAGGGGATAAAGAAACCCTGGACATGGTTATGGATGCCCTAGAAGCCAAAGATATTCAGATAATGGCAGTGGATGGTGTTCTCCGTAAGGAGCAGATCACCACTATTCTGGTGGGGGATATTGTGGAGGAGGACGTTAAGGAAACAGTAACTCTCCTGAACCAGCTGGAGGGTGTAAAGGTGGCGGATCTGGATCTTAAAATGTCTGATGATCCCAAGAACTCAGCCACCAAGATGGTTATGGAAGCAGATTTTGGACATAAAAAGAAAATACTCAAAAGTATCAAAGAAGTTGGGGATCAGAAAGGCTTCCTGGTTATCAACGAAGTTTAAATGATTATGAATTCTAGAAAAGTGCAAATTCTAGAGATAAATGGTGATCCCATGAAAATTATTATTTTAGGTTTTGGAGCAGTGGGACAGGGCGTGGCCCGGGTCCTGTCGGTGAAAAAAGATTATTTAAAGAAAAAATATGGTCTCAACCCCTCTATCGTGGCGGTGGGTGATCGTTCGGGAGCGGCCATAAACCCGGATGGTTTAGACGAAGAATTACTTCTCAAAACCAAAGAAAAAACCGGTAAAATATCTTCTTTCCCTGAATACGGCATACCTGGTGTGGAGAGCATTAACATTCTGGACGAAGTAGAATACGACTGCCTGGTAGAAGTTACCCCCACCGATATACACGATGGCGAACCAGCACGCAGCCACATGATCAAAGCCATGGAAGATGGTAAAGACGTGGTAACATCCAACAAGGGACCCCTGGCCCTATCATTCCAGGAACTGGCCACCACTGCACAGTCCAACAGTGTGGAATTTAAATTCGAAGCATCAGTTGGGGGAGCCATGCCCATCATTAATTTTGCCCACGAAACACTGGCCGGATGCAGTATTGAATCTATCTTCGGAATTCTAAACGGGACTACCAATTACATTCTGTCCAGAATGGCCAATGAAGGATCATCATACGAACAGACCCTTTCTGAAGCCCAGGAATTGGGAATAGCAGAAACTGATCCCTACCAGGATGTGGAAGGTATTGACGCAGCTTGCAAAATAGTTATACTGGCCAATTCTGTTCTAAACCTACCGGCAACCCTCAAAGATGTGGAAGTTGAGGGGATATCAAGGATAACCACCGAATCAATTGCCTTAGCTAAGAAGGAAGGAATGCTAATTAAACTCATTGGTGAAGCTTCACCAGATACACTGGAGGTATCACCCCGCCTGGTGCGTCAGGGATCTCCCCTGGCAGTGGAGGGAACCCTCAACCTGGCCACCCTCAAAACCGACCTGGCTGATGAGGTAACCGTAGTGGGTAAGGGTGCGGGATCAGTAGAAACTGCATCGGCCATACTGAGTGATATCATCAGTGTCTGGAAGGTAAGGAAATAAAATTCTCCCTTCCTATGAATTTATTTTTATTTTTGTAGTGACTGGAAAGTTCAATTAAACACTACCGGAGTTTTATTTCTCTTACAAAAATAAATTATAATTAATTGAAATGTCCACTATTTAAAGAGAATGTTTATCAATTAATGATCAACTGATTAGAGGAGATATTTAATGAAATACATTGTGGTTATTGGGGATGGAATGGTAGATGAACCATTAGAGGAATTGGATGGTAAAACACCATTACAAAAAGCTAAAACCCCTAACATGGATTTTTTAGCTAAAAATGGGACCTGTGGCATGCTGCAAACTGTCCCCCCAGGAATGGAACCGGGGTCTGATGTGGCCAACCTGTCCATTATGGGTTATGATCCCAAAAAGTACTACACTGGCCGTGGCCCCCTGGAAGCAGCCAGTATAGGAGCTAAAATGAAAAAAAATGACATAGCATTCCGTTGCAATTTCATCACCTGTGAAAATGGGCTTTTAGCTGACTTCAATGCCGGGCACATCAGCACCATCGAGGCTGCCCAGCTCATTGAGAGCTTAAATCAAAGGTTATATAGCTACGGAAAATTTTACCTGGGAACTAGCTACCGGCATTTATTTATTTACAATGATAAAACTGCATCTCAACTTAAATCAACACCACCCCATGATGTGGTGGGGGAACCCATTCAGGAACATCTTCTAAAAGTTGGTGAAGATGCAGATAAATCTGTGGAAAATAGAGAGGTTCTAAACAATTTAGCACAGAAATTGAATGAATTGATGTATAAGTCCTTCGATGTGCTGGGAAAGCATCCCACCAACCAAAAAAGGATCGAAGATGGGAAAAAACCAGGCAACATGATCTGGTTATGGGGACAGGGCCCCCAACCCCAGTTACCATTATTTAAAGAAAAATATAACCTTAAGGGCGCCACCATCACGGGTGTGGATCTTATTAAAGGAATTGGAACTTATCTGGGGCTGACCAATATCCATGTTCCCGGGGCTACCGGGTTTTATGATACTGATTACTGTGGTAAGGCTAAATATGCACTGGAAGCTCTGGAAGAACATGACCTGATATTTATCCATGTAGAAGCTCCGGATGAAGCAGGCCATGCTGGTGATATTTATGAAAAAATAAAAGCCATAGAACGCATTGACCAACGCATACTGGGAAAATTGATAAAAGGACTCCCATCCATGGATGATTATGCTCTGGCTGTCCTACCCGACCATCCCACACCCATAAATATCCGAACACACACCTCTAATCCAATTCCCTATGCCATGTACACTCCTGGTTGCCGGGCCGATGCCACTGAAAAGTACGACGAACCATCAATCTTAAAATCATTTAATGAAAGTTCTAAAAATATCATGGAAGGGTATAAATTCCTGAATTTATTCCTGAACCTTCCAAAATCCAGTGAAAATACAAAAAATGAATAGCTCACAGGGAAACTAATAACTAAAAAAATGTTAAATAAAAATAAATCAGAATACCCTTTATTTAAAGGAGTTAAAACAAGTAGTACAGATCAAAGGTGGGATTAGGTATAAGTTACTCCAGATTTCGATATTATCTAGCAGTTTTCGCCGGCAATGTAGCCTCGTTCGTTCTTCAAAGGATCCTTAAAAGCAGTGCCAGTGCCATGCCGGGTAAGGTAGCCATGACTATCTACCCTGATATCCTGAAACTGGTGGATGAACGCTGCCAGAACAAGATCATCATCACCGGTACCAACGGTAAGACCACCACCAACAACCTCCTCAACCATATTTTAAGGGAGGAATACACCAGGGTTCTTTCCAATTTACGGGGAGCTAACATGCTCCAGGGACTGGTTAGTGCCTTTTTACATGACCGAAGGAAGGAATACGATTGGGGAATCTTCGAAGTGGATGAAGGTTCGTTTAAAAGAGTTACCCAACACTTGAAACCAGATTACGTCCTGGTAACCAATTTCTTCCGGGACCAGTTGGACCGATACGGTGAGATTGAAAAGGCATTTCAGGACATACTGGAAGCCTTGGAACCATTGGATACAACGTTAATACTTAACGCTGATGATCCTCTGGTTTCCAATTTCCGAAAACTCCATAAAAGGAACATCTACTATGGGGTGGCCCACAACCAGCAAAGCACCACCCAACAGAAAATTGTGGAATCCCGATTCTGCCCGGCATGTAGCAGCTACCTGGACTATGATTATTATAATTATGGACAACTGGGCGGATACCATTGCCCAGATTGTGGTTTTTCCAATCCGGAGTATGACTATCAGATAACCGGGATTGATTACCAGGACCACCAGTACCATTACCAGTTTATGGACAAAGATGAAAAGATAAAAGACATAAAATTCCCGTATGAGGGAATTTACAATGCTTATAACTGTTGTGCAGCACTGACCACTGCTCTGGAGGTGGGCTTACCCCTGGACCGGGTTTCCCATTCCATTGAACACTTTGAGTACCATCTGGGCAGGATGGAGAATTTCCAGTTCCCGGAGAAAATCACAAAAATTGCCCTAGTTAAGAACCCCATTGGACTCAGTGAAACCATAAACAGCGTGTCACTGGATGAACGGACAAAATCAATGCTATTTGTACTCAATGACAACCCCGCGGATGGGAAGGATGTATCCTGGATATGGGATGCTGAAGTGGAAAAGATGGGTAATGTGAAAAATATCAAAAAAATTTACTGTTCTGGCCGCCGGGCCGAAGATATTGCCCTGCGACTTAAATACGCCGGAGTCCCTGTGGAACTGGTGGAAGTGGATGATGCCATGGACCAGGCCATAGGGAAAGTGTTGAATGAAGATGTGGAAATCGTTTACTTGTTACCCACTTACACTGCCGTGTTTCAGGCCCGTGAACTGGTACTGGCACGCCTGGAAGGTTCCAGTAAGAAGATGTCCATGATCCGCGAATACCTGAAGAATTTGAAGTTACCTGGCCGATAACATTATATTGGAACTTAATTGGCATCCTGAAGGATTTTACAGAATAATATGAATAATTGAATTAAAGATTTAACACATTTAATGAAATATAGGGGATTATCATGGAATTGAAGATATATCATATGTATCCGGATCTCTTGAATCTCTACGGTGATCTGGGTAATGTAACCTGTCTGACCCAGCGATGCCAGTGGAGGGGCATCAAGGTGGAAGTGGTGGGTTTTGGCATGAACCAGGAGGTGCCACTGGAAGACGGTGACCTCTTTTTCATTGGAGGAGGCTCAGATCGGGGGCAAAATATTGTTTACTCTCACCTCCTAAAGTACACCGATGTAATGAGTGATTTAATTGAAAATGGAGCCCCTGTACTGGCCATATGTGGGGGATATCAGCTTCTGGGTGAGAAGTACATTGATGCCGAGGGAAATGATGTTCCTGGTTTGGGGATATTTGATTACCATACCCGTAGTGAAGGAGGAAGACTCATTGGGAACATAATTATAAAAAACAATTTAGGTCTTACTCCCGAGACACTGGTGGGCTTTGAAAACCACGGGGGCCGTACCTACCATGATCACCAGTCACTGGGAAGGGTGGTGGTGGGTTATGGTAACAATGGCCAGGACCAGGAGGAGGGCATGGTTTATAACAACTGCATTGGAACCTATCTCCACGGCCCGTTATTGCCTAAAAATCCCCATCTGGCAGATCACCTTATTTTAAAAGCTCTGGAGAGGAAATACAATTTAAAAGAGTTAACAGCACTGGATGATAGTAGGGAATATCTAGCCCATGAGAAAACACTGCATTTATATTCCCCCTGAATGATTTAGAAAATAAATAAAGTTCTAAAATTGAAAGGGGTCTACTACTGATCCCAAGATCAATGGCCTTTTTCGCAAATGTTTTTTAATGATATTTACATATACATAGATGTTCCTATTAGAGTTTCAACAGGTGAACCTTTCCCGGGAACCTAAAGATAAATCTATTAAAGCCTGTTAGCAGTGTTAAATCACTTATTTATACTTATTTAACGCTCAGAAGAAAGTTTACAATGTTACAACGTTAATATAATGTTAAAATCTTTTTAAGGAGATGGTTTTTCTGTCTAAATACATAGTAGTTACTGGTGGTGTAGTAAGTTCAATTGGAAAAGGAATAACAGCGGCTTCTATTGGTAGAATTTTAAGATCATACGGTGTGGATGTAACTGCTATCAAGATTGACCCCTATCTTAACTGGGATTCCGGTACCTTAAACCCCTATCAGCATGGTGAGGTTTTCGTAACTGAGGATGGTATGGAAACTGACCTGGACCTGGGGCATTACGAACGTTTTCTAGATGTGAATCTCTCCGGTGAATCCAACATTACCACCGGGAAAGTTTATTCTTCGGTTATTAACCACGAACGAAAAGGAGATTACCTGGGCTCCTGTGTGCAGATCATCCCCCACATAACCAACAAAATAAAGGATATGGTGCGAAAAATAGCCGACCAGAGCAATGCAGAAGTGATTCTGGTAGAAGTAGGAGGAACAGTAGGGGACATTGAAAGCCAACCCTTCCTGGAGGCCCTGAGACAGCTCCGAAACGAAGAAGGGCATGACAATGTGATGTTCGTCCATGTGACCTACGTGCCTTACTTGCGGGCTGCTGGTGAGTTTAAAACCAAACCTACTCAGCACAGCACCAAAGAACTCCGGAGCACCGGTATAATTCCCGACATGATCATATGCCGGTCCGAATTATCAATTGATCAACCACTTAAAAACAAGATAGCCCACTTCTGTGACGTGGAAAGGGAAGCAGTGATTAACACCCCTGATGTGGGGTCCATCTACGAAGTTCCCCTCATAATAAATAAGGAAAAGGTGGGGGAATACATCATTAACCGGATAAAGATCGATGCGGGAGAACAGGACCTGACAGAATGGGAACATGTAGTTGAATCCCTCAAACAGGATGCCTACCAAGTCAGTGTGGGAATTATTGGTAAGTACGTGGAGCTAGAAGATGCCTACATGAGCATTCGGGAATCATTAAAACATGCTGCTGCCAATCTGGGAGTAAAGGTAAACATTGAATGGATACAGGCTGAAAATGACATTGATGAAGATAAATTAAGCCACCTTGACTCTATTTTAATACCTGGCGGATTTGGTGAAAGGGGAATAAACGGGAAACTGGAAGCTGTGCGCTACTCCCTGGAGAACAATGTTCCCCTCTTTGGTATATGTCTGGGTATGCAATGCATGGTCATTGAATTCGCCCGTCTTAATGGATTTGAAGGAGCCCACAGTACTGAATTTGACCAGGAGACTCCATATCCCGTGATCGACCTAATGGAAGAGCAGAAGAAGATCAAAAACATGGGGGGAACCATGCGACTGGGATCCTATCCCTGCAAATTAAAGGAGAATACCATGGCTCAGGAAGCCTACCAGCAGGAGGAAGTCAGTGAACGACACCGCCATCGTTTTGAATTAAACAACGACTACCGGGATGTTTTAAAGGAAAAAGGATTGATTATTTCCGGAACATCTCCCGATGATTTCCTGGTGGAAATGATTGAACTGGCGGATCACCCCTGGTTTTTAGGTTGTCAGTTCCACCCTGAATTCAAATCCAGGCCCAACAGTGCCCACCCCATCTTTGTATCATTTTTAAAGGCGGCACTGGAAAACCATAAGCAGAAATCAGGAAATTAAAGGGCATAAAAACCGAGGAATCAAATGTACATTGATATCCCCCTGATCACTGCTATGGTGGCCATAGTGGCCTGCCTGTACGCCAGCTACTCTGATCTTAAAAGTGGAATCATACCCAATAAGTTGACTTTCCCCCTCATTGCTATTGGATTAGTTTTGAATGGGATTTATGCCATTTTAATGGGCGAAGTCTGGATCATTGTGGTCTGTGCCGTGGTTACCGGGATAATATTTGCACTGGGCTACCTGCTGTGGAAAATGGGTGCCTGGGCTGGAGGGGATGTTAAACTCTTCACTGCCCTGGCCGCACTTCTACCCTTCAATCCCTTACTGATATCCTATCAATTATTTCAGGTGCCATTCCCAGTTCTGGGAATTTATCCCTTTCCCTTAACCGTGATCATTAACAGTATCCTGTCTATTCTGCCTTTCCTATTGATCTATGTCATTTACATTGTAGCCAAAGATAAGCGACATCTGGTGGGTGAACTAACAGCTCCAGTTAAAAACTACCGTAAAAATATCGTATTGACCCTGGTAATAACCTCTGCTGTGAACATAACCCTGTTTATTACCCAACAGACACATTTACAGATTATACTGATATCCTTAATCTTGATCTACTTACTCTCCCTGCTCATATCCAAACTACCCAATCAGGTTAAGGCCGTGGTTGTATCCCTGGTCACGGTGGCTGCACTTTTCTATAACTTCCAGATAACCATTGTTAGTATGGCTATCCTGTTTGTCTCCATTATTATCATTGAAACCGTGGTGAAACTCCTGACTTCTGTGAGTAGAAAGGCTTTACAGGATGATGTTCCCCTGGATAAACTCCGGGAAGGAATGATACCTGCTTACAATATGTACCAGCAGGATGATGATGAAATCTTTGTGGATGATAAGAGTTTCACCCAAAAGGTAAAGGAATCCTTTAAAAAAAGGGACCCCAGCATAGTCACCGCCCCTAAAGGTAAACGTCTGGTGGGCACCCTGGCGGCAGGCTTAACTGACGATGATATTAACCTGTTAAAACAATTGAAGCAGGAAAATAAGATCCCAAATGAATTCAAGATTAAAAAAGGAGTTCCTTTCGCCCCCTCAATTTTGATCGGACTCATCATATCCCTATTCATTGGAGATCTAGTTCAAATAATACAGATGATACTTATCTGGATCCTGTGAACAACAAAAAGATGCCCCGAGTTGAAACCAGACCCACTAATGTTTTGTTACTCGGACCAGGAATAGTACCAATATTTATATTAATCCTTAGTCATATTCATAACTAAGAAAAGTGTAGTGATTGAAATGGAAGAGAAAGGGCAAGCATCAGTGGAGTATTTGCTACTAATTGTAGTGATCCTAATTATTCTGGCCAGTGTTACCATACCACTGGTGAGTAGTTCTGTGAATTCTACCATGGATATCTCCCGAGCATCTGATGCTAAAAATGCGATCCAAAACATAGCTAATGCTGTGGATCTCGTTTATGCCAATGGCCCCGGGGCAAAAAGAACTGTGAATGTTTATATACCCTTAAATCTAGTTTTACAAGGTAACAACACCCAAAACATTGGAATGAATGTTCCTCTATCTGGAAACGAAACAAAATACGTCAATTCAGACCTTAACTACAATGTTACCTTTGATAATGCCAACTTCAACCAGGGATGGAGCACGGTAACTGTGAACTGGGTTGTCGGTAATAAAGCCATCACCATCAGCCATTAATCAACTAAAAACAGGTAACTTAAGGTTTTTATTTTAATTTACCAATGAGGAAAATTAGATATTTTAAAAAATAGATATTTTAATTTACGATTAGGAAAATTAGAGTGGTAATACTATGGGAGTGTTCAGTAAATTTGGAGATTTGATAATTGGATTTTTCTCAATTCTGGGTGCAGTTATCCTGTCTATACCCAAAATTCCCCAAAAACTACGTAACATTGACCGTGGACAGATTAAAGATAAAATCGACACAGAAAAGCTTAATGAAAAAGTATCCCGAGTGAAGGACAACCTGGACACCAAAAACTACCAAAGTGCCCCAACCCCTCCCTCAGAAAGAAAAGTTCCTGAAAACAATTCAGAAACCACTGAAACGTCACAATCATCCCCGTCTGACGTCCTACTCATATCCACACCATTCACCTCTAAAGAAAAGGAAGACACCATATTCCGTCTCCAGCTCTTATCATCAGGATTTTTAATTTTATCCGTGATATACCTGTTTAACTTCCTATCCATTATTGTTTATGGAATTTTAGGAGTTTTACTAGCGGGTTATATAATTTATCTCCTGTTTAACCGGGTTAAAGTCATGTACGGTTCAGAATTTCCTGCTTACAGAGATTTCTTCCTGATGTACCTGGCAGTGGGTATCATCCTAGTTACCGTAGGCAACAATTCCGCCCTGGTGACTGCCTTTTCACTGAGTTACTTCCCATCCCTAACCATCCTTATCTTTGCTATTGTCGCCGTGGCCGTAGTTTACCTTCTCTTCAGAATACGATACCACCGGGACTTCACCTACGGAGTGGTAATTGAAACTGGCGAGAAGATGGCCTACGTAAAGGTGGAGTATGACATACGGTCCAATGTGAAACCCGATATATACGTGGTGGAAAATGATTACGGTGCC of the Methanobacterium formicicum genome contains:
- the asnB gene encoding asparagine synthase (glutamine-hydrolyzing) gives rise to the protein MCAITGIISENVQDELYRMLLTLKHRGPDKSGVFVDGVISHGNLEELTVPPGNFGLGHNLLSIVGSEVVQPLRKGKIVLVCNGEIYNHYQLYSGLKNESNYNFETDSDSEVVLGLITHYYHGSLSQTIPKVVERLDGDYAFCAYDGKDLVAVRDPLGVKPLYYGENDGIFAFASERKALWTVGIDETHSLPPKYMLHNQELVELPGRLSWKNNHSISRSEIVTPPSKKHLQETLKNHIQKSVQKRTLGLDKVGILFSGGVDSTILAVICADLGIETDLYAVGSEGSPDLLFAHNVSRDIGLPLHTRIVDEQVVREYSPPVLNAIEEWNVMKLGVGMTAYLAAEMAHQHGQRVILSGQGADELFAGYHRYLDFYQEKGEKTQEDLQEDVENLYHVNLERDDKVTMAHSVELRVPYLDLQIINMALDIPMYYKINGPEDNRRKCILREVARELGVPPEIVNRPKKAAQYGSGIHKILRKKVLKDQVYMDNLKKTFKFIDI
- the gatC gene encoding Asp-tRNA(Asn) amidotransferase subunit GatC → MKIEKEAEEILQSFSDALKNIPELEETHYMVDNVNLSREDCAEDKDSAKIMRNAHVDEEGNLIAEKGKWVK
- a CDS encoding amino acid-binding protein, with product MRFNLVLDLPDVPGQLLEVLEPMGRLGANIVAVIHQRDVKTERGTVPVQITIEGDKETLDMVMDALEAKDIQIMAVDGVLRKEQITTILVGDIVEEDVKETVTLLNQLEGVKVADLDLKMSDDPKNSATKMVMEADFGHKKKILKSIKEVGDQKGFLVINEV
- a CDS encoding homoserine dehydrogenase, with the protein product MKIIILGFGAVGQGVARVLSVKKDYLKKKYGLNPSIVAVGDRSGAAINPDGLDEELLLKTKEKTGKISSFPEYGIPGVESINILDEVEYDCLVEVTPTDIHDGEPARSHMIKAMEDGKDVVTSNKGPLALSFQELATTAQSNSVEFKFEASVGGAMPIINFAHETLAGCSIESIFGILNGTTNYILSRMANEGSSYEQTLSEAQELGIAETDPYQDVEGIDAACKIVILANSVLNLPATLKDVEVEGISRITTESIALAKKEGMLIKLIGEASPDTLEVSPRLVRQGSPLAVEGTLNLATLKTDLADEVTVVGKGAGSVETASAILSDIISVWKVRK
- a CDS encoding cofactor-independent phosphoglycerate mutase, whose product is MKYIVVIGDGMVDEPLEELDGKTPLQKAKTPNMDFLAKNGTCGMLQTVPPGMEPGSDVANLSIMGYDPKKYYTGRGPLEAASIGAKMKKNDIAFRCNFITCENGLLADFNAGHISTIEAAQLIESLNQRLYSYGKFYLGTSYRHLFIYNDKTASQLKSTPPHDVVGEPIQEHLLKVGEDADKSVENREVLNNLAQKLNELMYKSFDVLGKHPTNQKRIEDGKKPGNMIWLWGQGPQPQLPLFKEKYNLKGATITGVDLIKGIGTYLGLTNIHVPGATGFYDTDYCGKAKYALEALEEHDLIFIHVEAPDEAGHAGDIYEKIKAIERIDQRILGKLIKGLPSMDDYALAVLPDHPTPINIRTHTSNPIPYAMYTPGCRADATEKYDEPSILKSFNESSKNIMEGYKFLNLFLNLPKSSENTKNE
- a CDS encoding Mur ligase family protein — its product is MGLGISYSRFRYYLAVFAGNVASFVLQRILKSSASAMPGKVAMTIYPDILKLVDERCQNKIIITGTNGKTTTNNLLNHILREEYTRVLSNLRGANMLQGLVSAFLHDRRKEYDWGIFEVDEGSFKRVTQHLKPDYVLVTNFFRDQLDRYGEIEKAFQDILEALEPLDTTLILNADDPLVSNFRKLHKRNIYYGVAHNQQSTTQQKIVESRFCPACSSYLDYDYYNYGQLGGYHCPDCGFSNPEYDYQITGIDYQDHQYHYQFMDKDEKIKDIKFPYEGIYNAYNCCAALTTALEVGLPLDRVSHSIEHFEYHLGRMENFQFPEKITKIALVKNPIGLSETINSVSLDERTKSMLFVLNDNPADGKDVSWIWDAEVEKMGNVKNIKKIYCSGRRAEDIALRLKYAGVPVELVEVDDAMDQAIGKVLNEDVEIVYLLPTYTAVFQARELVLARLEGSSKKMSMIREYLKNLKLPGR
- a CDS encoding type 1 glutamine amidotransferase — translated: MELKIYHMYPDLLNLYGDLGNVTCLTQRCQWRGIKVEVVGFGMNQEVPLEDGDLFFIGGGSDRGQNIVYSHLLKYTDVMSDLIENGAPVLAICGGYQLLGEKYIDAEGNDVPGLGIFDYHTRSEGGRLIGNIIIKNNLGLTPETLVGFENHGGRTYHDHQSLGRVVVGYGNNGQDQEEGMVYNNCIGTYLHGPLLPKNPHLADHLILKALERKYNLKELTALDDSREYLAHEKTLHLYSP
- the pyrG gene encoding glutamine hydrolyzing CTP synthase; the encoded protein is MVFLSKYIVVTGGVVSSIGKGITAASIGRILRSYGVDVTAIKIDPYLNWDSGTLNPYQHGEVFVTEDGMETDLDLGHYERFLDVNLSGESNITTGKVYSSVINHERKGDYLGSCVQIIPHITNKIKDMVRKIADQSNAEVILVEVGGTVGDIESQPFLEALRQLRNEEGHDNVMFVHVTYVPYLRAAGEFKTKPTQHSTKELRSTGIIPDMIICRSELSIDQPLKNKIAHFCDVEREAVINTPDVGSIYEVPLIINKEKVGEYIINRIKIDAGEQDLTEWEHVVESLKQDAYQVSVGIIGKYVELEDAYMSIRESLKHAAANLGVKVNIEWIQAENDIDEDKLSHLDSILIPGGFGERGINGKLEAVRYSLENNVPLFGICLGMQCMVIEFARLNGFEGAHSTEFDQETPYPVIDLMEEQKKIKNMGGTMRLGSYPCKLKENTMAQEAYQQEEVSERHRHRFELNNDYRDVLKEKGLIISGTSPDDFLVEMIELADHPWFLGCQFHPEFKSRPNSAHPIFVSFLKAALENHKQKSGN